Within the Sebastes umbrosus isolate fSebUmb1 chromosome 5, fSebUmb1.pri, whole genome shotgun sequence genome, the region gggtataaagggtttcattgaaaatcaacaaatgaatagaatacaaaaatacagcctgcaggcgttaggctattgtaaggcaagccagatcgttgcacaaatagtacctaaacgtcccagtgcaggtaacccaattggttggcacttaacttgtttcccaaactaggagagtcaacactctcaacaaacaaaacacaaagatcacagaatcccaaaagggcccaaaacagaccagagtttctggtaaagctgataacacatgttgcattgagtgaaggagagatcagaatgacactgggtgtgcagtttccctcctcttttaagccctacagaaagggcgtcgttacaccctgattggccaagaggggaatgcaccaagctgccctcaactatcatttaagagccagtccccacaccctgcgcaacaggtgaactgaataaccctctaatcactcagcaactcaaccaaaaaaacaccagggaaaagggaaacaacagcaagcaccagagaattggcagctgccacaaagtaaactaaatatctttgagttgtggacaaaacaagacatttgaggacatcatcttgggctttgggaaacactgattgacattttcacaattttttgactttttatagatcagacaactaatcgattaattgagaaaataatcaacaatgaaaatactcGTTAGATGCAGCCTATATAAGACATTGAATATTGTCACATACTATTGTCTGACAATGACTTCAGTTGAAACATATTATTGTTTGAACATCTCTGCTTGACTTTAGTAACTAGCTTCCCAACTTAAATATAATAACACTACATCATTAGTAGGATTATTCTCTATCTGGTACTGTCATTTTTAAGCATGCGCTGTCTTCTGTGCACCCATGTGCAGGTCTGGCGAGGGACCTTCAGATGAAGCTCCACGGGCAGCACCTGGCTCAGACTGTGGTTCTGAAAGCCATCCAGGGTTTCATCAATAACCCAGAGTCCAACAAGCCGCTGACGCTCTCCTTCCACGGCTGGTCCGGCACCGGCAAGAACTTTGTGGCACGGATCATTGCTGATAACCTGTACCGTGACGGGGTGAAGAGCGAGTGTGTCCGACTGTTCATCGCCCCGTTCCACTTCCCACACGCCAGACTGGTGGACACGTACAAGGTCAGACATACGCACACGACTTGGCACAGAGTTTGGCATCCTGTCCCAGAGAGCCCTGCTAGTTTATTCAGATGTTTATTCTGTGTGTTGCAATTTTCACCTTGTCAACAATAACGTGGAAAGATGTTTCAAATCAAATATTGGTCCTACAAGTACtttaatgtttgtcattttggaaCCTGGCGTTTGTCCAACCAGGTCACAGTCTGGTCACACGATGGTTACACAAACTCTGCTTTAGATTTCAAAATGATGTTGACACAGTGTTATTACACAGAATAATCCAGATTTAACAGGGTATACTACGCAGGATGCCCTTTAAACCCTGATACTATCAAAATGTGCGTAAGTGGACATTTCTGCAAGTCTCTTATGTCTAAAGTGCAATGGAAAATTTGTTACACGCAGTATAGTAAAGGGAAACACGCCAATTTTTTAGAGTGAAAAAGTctttaataaaaacagatatatatatGGTCATTGTGGCTGTTTTTAGGCTACAAAtccttttaaacttttttaatgtCAATGTAAGGTGTTTAGGCTACTATAGCAGCTATAATTTTCATCTTATGTATAAGTATATATTCCTGTAGGCTATATATAAAGTCTGAAACTCCAATTTTACCAaaagttgattattttcttttacttaaagggagacaccccaggtgaatagggtataTATTTTAACTCATAAATATCACCATGGAACTTCTCCAGTTCATGACTTActttaagacaattattttttgtattacaagttttctgaaatgctatgtttaaatatgtaaatgaggcattatctaatgctaacttttggtgaatttaggagaaatctacaggcGCAACTAAACAAAGCggaataaaataaacacctagatgtgtattttggatgttttctttccatatTATGGAAGCagaatagcccaaaatctcataaatgtttttgcctgggcTGTCTCGCCTTTAActtgaacttttgtcagactcAAAGCTTTAACAGAGTCAAAGATTTCTGCTGTCAATCGAGAgattttagtaatttttcatgctGTACTTTGGTCTTCCTCTCTGTATCCAGGGCCAGCTCAGAGAGGCGATCCGGGACATGGTGTTGCGCTGCCCTCAGACTCTGTTCATCTTCGACGAGGCTGAGAAGCTTCACCCGGGCCTCATCGATGCCATCAAACCCTACATGGATCACTACGACAACGTAGATGGCGTCAGCTACCGCAGAGccaccttcctcttcctcaggtTGGTTTATACATCAGGCACATCTCGTCTGTTGAAGCTGGGTTAAACTATCCCAGGTATTATGGCAGCTCTTCTGTGATGAAGGATGTTCCTCCCCGTGTCTCCATTAGCACTCTTTATggatttttcatgttttcaattACTCACGTCCGATTTCTGCTGACGGATAATCTGTCCAGTCAAAtattgaaacacatttttcactacACCGTTATGGTGTCATGATATGATGTAGGAGAGACCTGGAATCACTAAAAAACAATGGTAACATATACAAAATCACATGTTAAATAACCTTGTagaatttgtattatttgttaaACTATATTTTCAAATAACATTTTCTCATTGGTTCAGATCTCATTTTTTTGACTAAGTtaaattagcatttatttttggagaaaataaacaataactGAGTCACAATAACTGAGCAACACTATTTAAGTATGAAGTTAAAGTATTTATATCATCACTGCACTGATCTTACATCATGCCTTTGACGTGCCGGTTGTCTCTACAGTAATATCGGTGGAGCAACGATCAACGATGTAGCGCTGGACTTCTGGCACTCTGGTCAGAATCGAGAGGACATCGGTATGGAAGACCTGGAGCATCGGCTACGAGCTGAAACTATGGAGTCTCATGGTATGTGCTGGCTTTACGTTTCTCAGCTGGTTGCCAGATGTTCAACTGTCTTCAGCAGTGGTTCAATTGTTTACTTCAGCTCTCTGGGCAGGAAGTGAACAATTCTTGTGTTACAGAGTGACCTGCAAACCTATTTAACATGTGTGGTGGGGGTGGGTGAGAGTTAAAGTTACTCAACTGTTCTAATTGAAGATAATTAGCTGAAAGCTGCAAGCATAGAGACTAAAGTACTGGTTATTGGCGGGATCAGTGGTATAAGCAACCCTCTCACGTTAAAGCGAGTCTTTTctagcttaaagggatagtattggtgttttgaagtggggctgtatgaggtactttatccatagtcagtgtattacctacagtagatgacagtcgacACGcttccagtttggagaaacagacaggagttacctcATGgaagcaaaacgtattttagccacctaaaagaaaaactcaagtaaaaacatcaatatcagtttgTGTACGCTATATATGCCGTCAGACAACCCTTTCCGAcaaggaactgaagccgttgtatcaatctatgctctcaccaaagcaaccagactccatcggacaaaatctgtaattttaccttgcagaacacaggggtCGCTGTgggactttggtgaatccggcctaaccaaagtcacacaataagatgaacaaactaactgatcgaggcagaggtagaccagcaactcctttgttctgcgaggtaaaattaaatttttttttcaatggagcctggtggctttggcgagagcttagataacggcttcagttctcctTCAGAAACATACACTATATAGCtatctcacggcaaggtaaagtggtcaaaatattctaaatatagcgtacacttacactgatattgattttttttaggtgagcctttcttttaggtggctaaaatccaTTTTGCTGCcgtccctgtccacagcagtacatcgctttgcctCTGAGCGTTAACTCCtgtttgcttctccaaactggaagtgtgccgtcatctactgtagttaatacattgactatggaaaagtacctcatacaactccacttcaaaacacccgaactatccctttaatataaaaCCTTGATTGGTGGAGCTTTAATTGTGTTTGGGGATTTCTAAGCATTTTTCTCTTTCCCAGGTGGCTTTGCTCAGAGTGAGCTGATGTCCGGCCACTTGATTGATTTCTTTGTGCCATTCCTGCCTCTGGAGTACCGCCATGTCAAGCTCTGTGCACGGGACGCCTACGCAGCACGAGGTCTGGAGACAGATGAGGCTACGCTGGATGAGGTGGCCAAGGCGATGCTGTATGTCCCCAAAGAGGAGAGACTGTTCTCAGCCCAGGGATGCAAGTCCATTCCCCAGCGGATCAACTTCTTTCTCCCCTagaaggagagacagacagacaagagagACCTGGAGGAGGTGTGAGATTGCTTTACCAGCCCATCTGCatacagagccacagaggagacgtgtctgctctgctctacgTACTCTCCCCCCACAGATACAACACGTGTCTGTCCAGGTCCCTCAGAGAAGGCCAGGCAGCAGGGCTGATCCAGCATTAGAGGGGAAAGCAGCGCGACCCACCCTGCAGACATGAGTAGTGCCAGACGGTCATCATGTGCAGCACCTGCCCGGTTTGAATCCTCACAGTATCAAGACGGAGAGTCAGACAGTATTAATGGTTGTGCAGTGCATGTCATAGAGAgatacacattattttttttccccaagagTGATCCGCCTAGTCTCGCCCTACCATGCTGTGATTGGCTAGTACTGGCTAGtactactgtgctgtgattggagGATGACCTggatagcaatgtgctttcctaTACATCAGTCACCTGTCACAGGAGAGagaatgatgaaaagctgttgtgtagtgGGTTAACAGAaactttcacactgagatttgaggcacatactgtacaatacgtgaatattcactgtcagtgtggtaaatcgctaaatgatgctggtgacagtgactagcatggccaGCTAACGTCAGCtcgagtgggaggctgctgcagtaatacagtcacacattaacgttatagcagcatctgACTGTCATTACCAACTATATATCAGCccatagatcaaacagttggctattaacaggctggttatttacagacaacacttagcctaacgttATTCAATCGAATATGTAttgatgtctggataagcaatatccggccactgtgttggacgggggaagactgaaggggcATGGCGGcaatcaaccttaatttattatgGTATTGCGAAACGTTCAGACTCAGACAAGATTGCAAAATATTTATTAGACAATGTATAAAACAattatttgtataacaagagatgaatgtaTACAAAATTGCAATCaaaacatacgtcaaattgcattgaagtctatgggatcttcggttttcttCCCACCAAAAGGGGGGACTTTTTGGGAAGTACATGTATGTCAATTTTACTCATTTAGCTAgattgctaattccaccatgctttaatgctacactggttacagaaaatgagccaaacaaagttgtcactcatctggcgatagtaatgtgctttcctacgctgtgacaagagtgtgcgGATGAAGCATTAAATGGTTTACTCATTTAgcggctggctagttagctggcACATGGGACAAGTTTGCCTCTGCCAGAAatctccttaggtttaggcaacaaatctactttgttaggtttcggaaaagatcacggttagGGCTGAAATAAAtcctttctggcagaaagccctgaaCGCAAAGACTTGTCCCCTGTGCAAAATGAGCCCCAACAGTCGATGCACAAGTactagccaatcacagcacagtaggGCGGGGATAGGCGGGACACTCTTGGGGTGAAAAATAACGCGAGAGATactgattttacattttttgtcaccATTTATGTCTGTTCACCTTGGCCAAAGTCTTAGTTGCACTGTGTTTTAAGTTTAGGTAAGTTCATACCTCATGTGTTGCATGTTGTGCTGATTATTTATTGACATCATTTGTGCCAGATTTTAGCATCTTACTGTACCAGGTTATGTTTTGTGGAGttgtttaaatatacatttggtGGTACTGTAAGGTATTAGTCAATAATAGATGGCactgtagtgtgaacagtatgGAAGTATGTGTAACAGCTCACGTACTGTGGTGCAAATGTTACTTGAAATTGTTACTTGGAAATGTGTGAGAGTACACGTCAAAACAAGGAATATTTGAaagttttttgtgtaaaaaaatatgtttaataacaatgcttttaataatttattttttattgtcagtAATTTCATTGTTTCACATGTCTTGCTGTCGTCATCATTACATAATATACTGCTGTTAATTTTGGGCATAGTTAagaaacaattatttttattcactGACTTTCTTTATTGctattattcatgcatttacTTTCACATACTCTCACACGGGTCTGAGTTGGTCTGCTTTCAGTGCCGAAGCTCAGGGTGACATCACAAGAAGAATGtgaaaagaaatgtcagaaatggaAATAAACGTTCACATTAAACCAACagaagttgtttttatttaatgcaaTAATTTGAGGGGATTCATTTGTCaaataaacttaaaggtcccatattctaaaaagtgagattttcatgtgtattgtattataaagcaggtttcagtgcaaaaaaaaacatactgtgaaagtatcataacgctcaatccatggagaaattcacagcccgtattcagaaactgtgactttaaacaagccatcaggatttctgtccatttgtgatgtcacagatctacaatatt harbors:
- the tor3a gene encoding torsin-3A; this encodes MFVRWLLPLLCALSAEADFFRLDSISNVSSYYFNYIYCNIWEGECQPNQDDATEQVPSRDLWAGFPQDYISLLHQWYCSLGQCCESGDCRVTNNITGLARDLQMKLHGQHLAQTVVLKAIQGFINNPESNKPLTLSFHGWSGTGKNFVARIIADNLYRDGVKSECVRLFIAPFHFPHARLVDTYKGQLREAIRDMVLRCPQTLFIFDEAEKLHPGLIDAIKPYMDHYDNVDGVSYRRATFLFLSNIGGATINDVALDFWHSGQNREDIGMEDLEHRLRAETMESHGGFAQSELMSGHLIDFFVPFLPLEYRHVKLCARDAYAARGLETDEATLDEVAKAMLYVPKEERLFSAQGCKSIPQRINFFLP